A genomic window from Vigna radiata var. radiata cultivar VC1973A chromosome 2, Vradiata_ver6, whole genome shotgun sequence includes:
- the LOC106754080 gene encoding transcription factor TGA9 isoform X2 yields the protein MASQRLGETGLSESGPSSHHVPYGVLHGINTSASGLMNQGSAFDFGELEEAFALQGIKIRSDEAKSSLFIGRPSATLEMFPSWPMRFHQTPRGGSKSGGESTDSGSGMNTLSSKTELQFETESPISIKASSSDHQQAFDQLQQQQQETATDGSRAGTSQTQSAAKSQQEKRKGAGSTSEKPLDAKTLRRLAQNREAARKSRLRKKAYVQQLESSRLKLTHLEQDLQRARSQGVFMGCGGAGGSILSSGAAMFDLEYARWLEDDHRHMAELRTGLQAPLSDGELRVIVDGYLSHYDEVFRLKGVAAKTDVFHLINGMWTSPAERCFLWIGGFKPSELITMLIQQLEPLAEQQIMGICALRHSSVQAEDALTQGLEQLQQSLVETIAGGSVADGVQQMVAAMGKLANLEGFVGQADNLRQQTLHQLCRLLTVRQAARCFVVIGEYYGRLRALSSLWASRPRESMISDDNSCQTTTELQMVQPSQNHFSNF from the exons ATGGCGAGCCAAAGATTAGGAGAAACGGGTCTGTCTGAGTCAGGACCTTCAAGTCACCATGTCCCTTATGGAGTTCTTCATGGGATTAATACCTCAGCATCAGGCCTAat GAATCAAGGGTCTGCTTTTGATTTTGGAGAGCTGGAAGAGGCTTTTGCTCTGCAAGGAATCAAGATAAGAAGTGATGAAGCCAAATCAT CTTTATTCATAGGCAGGCCTTCAGCCACACTGGAAATGTTCCCTTCATGGCCAATGAGATTCCACCAAACCCCAAGA GGAGGTTCAAAGTCAGGAGGGGAAAGCACTGATTCAGGATCAGGAATGAACACTCTTTCAAGCAAAACTGAGCTCCAATTTGAAACAGAATCTCCCATAAGCATAAAAGCATCTTCTTCAGATCATCAACAGGCTTTTGATCagcttcaacaacaacaacaggaGACAGCAACTGATGGCTCAAGGGCAGGGACATCACAGACTCAATCAGCAGCCAAATCACAACAAGAAAAG AGGAAAGGAGCTGGTTCCACATCAGAGAAGCCACTTGATGCAAAG ACACTGAGACGTTTAGCTCAAAACAGAGAAGCTGCTAGGAAAAGCCGTCTCAGGAAAAAG GCTTATGTGCAGCAGCTAGAGTCAAGTAGATTAAAGCTCACACACCTTGAACAAGACCTTCAAAGAGCTCGCTCTCAG GGAGTGTTTATGGGTTGTGGTGGTGCTGGTGGAAGTATATTAAGTTCTG GAGCTGCAATGTTTGACCTGGAGTATGCAAGATGGTTAGAAGATGACCACCGGCACATGGCGGAGCTCCGGACCGGGCTGCAGGCACCACTGTCCGACGGCGAGCTAAGGGTGATTGTGGATGGATACCTGTCTCATTATGATGAGGTTTTCAGGCTGAAGGGAGTGGCTGCTAAAACAGACGTGTTTCATCTCATCAATGGCATGTGGACTTCACCAGCTGAGAGATGCTTCCTCTGGATAGGTGGTTTCAAACCATCAGAACTCATCACA ATGTTGATACAACAGTTGGAGCCCCTAGCTGAGCAGCAAATTATGGGCATATGTGCTCTCCGCCATTCTTCAGTGCAAGCAGAAGACGCTCTCACTCAAGGTCTTGAACAGCTTCAGCAGTCTCTCGTTGAAACCATCGCCGGTGGCTCCGTCGCCGATGGCGTCCAACAGATGGTGGCCGCCATGGGCAAGCTTGCCAACCTTGAAGGATTTGTTGGCCAG GCTGATAATCTGAGACAACAAACCCTTCATCAGTTATGTCGATTACTGACAGTTCGACAAGCTGCAAGATGTTTTGTTGTGATTGGAGAGTACTATGGTCGTTTAAGAGCCCTAAGTTCTCTTTGGGCATCAAGACCTAGAGA GAGCATGATCAGTGATGATAACTCATGCCAAACAACCACAGAACTGCAGATGGTTCAACCTTCTCAGAATCATTTCTCCAATTTCTGA
- the LOC106754080 gene encoding transcription factor TGA9 isoform X1 — MASQRLGETGLSESGPSSHHVPYGVLHGINTSASGLMNQGSAFDFGELEEAFALQGIKIRSDEAKSSALFIGRPSATLEMFPSWPMRFHQTPRGGSKSGGESTDSGSGMNTLSSKTELQFETESPISIKASSSDHQQAFDQLQQQQQETATDGSRAGTSQTQSAAKSQQEKRKGAGSTSEKPLDAKTLRRLAQNREAARKSRLRKKAYVQQLESSRLKLTHLEQDLQRARSQGVFMGCGGAGGSILSSGAAMFDLEYARWLEDDHRHMAELRTGLQAPLSDGELRVIVDGYLSHYDEVFRLKGVAAKTDVFHLINGMWTSPAERCFLWIGGFKPSELITMLIQQLEPLAEQQIMGICALRHSSVQAEDALTQGLEQLQQSLVETIAGGSVADGVQQMVAAMGKLANLEGFVGQADNLRQQTLHQLCRLLTVRQAARCFVVIGEYYGRLRALSSLWASRPRESMISDDNSCQTTTELQMVQPSQNHFSNF, encoded by the exons ATGGCGAGCCAAAGATTAGGAGAAACGGGTCTGTCTGAGTCAGGACCTTCAAGTCACCATGTCCCTTATGGAGTTCTTCATGGGATTAATACCTCAGCATCAGGCCTAat GAATCAAGGGTCTGCTTTTGATTTTGGAGAGCTGGAAGAGGCTTTTGCTCTGCAAGGAATCAAGATAAGAAGTGATGAAGCCAAATCAT CAGCTTTATTCATAGGCAGGCCTTCAGCCACACTGGAAATGTTCCCTTCATGGCCAATGAGATTCCACCAAACCCCAAGA GGAGGTTCAAAGTCAGGAGGGGAAAGCACTGATTCAGGATCAGGAATGAACACTCTTTCAAGCAAAACTGAGCTCCAATTTGAAACAGAATCTCCCATAAGCATAAAAGCATCTTCTTCAGATCATCAACAGGCTTTTGATCagcttcaacaacaacaacaggaGACAGCAACTGATGGCTCAAGGGCAGGGACATCACAGACTCAATCAGCAGCCAAATCACAACAAGAAAAG AGGAAAGGAGCTGGTTCCACATCAGAGAAGCCACTTGATGCAAAG ACACTGAGACGTTTAGCTCAAAACAGAGAAGCTGCTAGGAAAAGCCGTCTCAGGAAAAAG GCTTATGTGCAGCAGCTAGAGTCAAGTAGATTAAAGCTCACACACCTTGAACAAGACCTTCAAAGAGCTCGCTCTCAG GGAGTGTTTATGGGTTGTGGTGGTGCTGGTGGAAGTATATTAAGTTCTG GAGCTGCAATGTTTGACCTGGAGTATGCAAGATGGTTAGAAGATGACCACCGGCACATGGCGGAGCTCCGGACCGGGCTGCAGGCACCACTGTCCGACGGCGAGCTAAGGGTGATTGTGGATGGATACCTGTCTCATTATGATGAGGTTTTCAGGCTGAAGGGAGTGGCTGCTAAAACAGACGTGTTTCATCTCATCAATGGCATGTGGACTTCACCAGCTGAGAGATGCTTCCTCTGGATAGGTGGTTTCAAACCATCAGAACTCATCACA ATGTTGATACAACAGTTGGAGCCCCTAGCTGAGCAGCAAATTATGGGCATATGTGCTCTCCGCCATTCTTCAGTGCAAGCAGAAGACGCTCTCACTCAAGGTCTTGAACAGCTTCAGCAGTCTCTCGTTGAAACCATCGCCGGTGGCTCCGTCGCCGATGGCGTCCAACAGATGGTGGCCGCCATGGGCAAGCTTGCCAACCTTGAAGGATTTGTTGGCCAG GCTGATAATCTGAGACAACAAACCCTTCATCAGTTATGTCGATTACTGACAGTTCGACAAGCTGCAAGATGTTTTGTTGTGATTGGAGAGTACTATGGTCGTTTAAGAGCCCTAAGTTCTCTTTGGGCATCAAGACCTAGAGA GAGCATGATCAGTGATGATAACTCATGCCAAACAACCACAGAACTGCAGATGGTTCAACCTTCTCAGAATCATTTCTCCAATTTCTGA